One Dioscorea cayenensis subsp. rotundata cultivar TDr96_F1 chromosome 17, TDr96_F1_v2_PseudoChromosome.rev07_lg8_w22 25.fasta, whole genome shotgun sequence DNA window includes the following coding sequences:
- the LOC120281032 gene encoding LOW QUALITY PROTEIN: 50S ribosomal protein L1-like (The sequence of the model RefSeq protein was modified relative to this genomic sequence to represent the inferred CDS: inserted 1 base in 1 codon; deleted 2 bases in 1 codon): MVSSLFSSGSSTMIKWEKRPQKLPMDLGEAIKEMKASTTMKKRNLLETVEAHVNLGVDPRRGDPMVPGALTLPXGSGKAVRVAVFAEGAAAEEAKAACADIVGGDELIAEIRIGGGKINFDKCIGTPMFMSPLSKIARILGPRGLMPNPKLGSMTSNVSIAVKEAKSGRIDFKIDKTAIVHVGLGKVNFSDEALRENIGAFVNALLLAKPVDLKKKYAGYVKNFTLSSTIGPGFPVTIQSLFVAANNYVKLQVKLLFTSEKLKTV, translated from the exons ATGGTTTCTTCGCTCTTTTCCTCCGGTTCCTCCACTATGATCAAGTGGGAGAAGCGGCCGCAGAAGCTACCAATGGATCTCGGGGAGGCCATCAAGGAAATGAAGGCTAGTACAACTATGAAAAAGCGTAATTTGCTTGAAACTGTTGAAGCTCATGTGAACCTCGGTGTGGATCCGCGTCGAGGAGATCCGATGGTACCGGGTGCTCTAACTCTTC CTGGCTCCGGGAAGGCTGTCAGAGTTGCTGTATTTGCTGAAGGTGCTGCAGCGGAGGAAGCAAAAGCTGCATGTGCTGAT ATAGTTGGTGGTGATGAACTCATTGCGGAAATAAGAATTGGAGGTGGCAAGATTAATTTTGATAAGTGCATAGGAACACCTATGTTCATGTCTCCCCTTTCCAAGATAGCTAGGATTCTTGGTCCTCGTGGTTTAATGCCAAATCCTAAACTAGGGTCCATGACCAGTAATGTTTCCATTGCAGTAAAAGAAGCCAAGAGTGGTCGCATTgatttcaaaattgataaaactGCTATCGTACATGTTGGGCTTGGGAAGGTTAACTTCTCAGATGAGGCCTTACGGGAAAATATTGGAGCTTTTGTGAATGCTCTTTTGCTGGCAAAACCTGTTGACCTGAAGAAAAAATATGCAGGGTATGTGAAGAACTTCACGCTAAGCAGCACGATTGGCCCTGGTTTCCCTGTTACCATACAATCTTTATTTGTCGCCGCCAATAACTATGTCAAACTTCAAGTCAAGTTATTGTTCACGTCGGAGAAACTCAAAACCGTATGA